Within the Flavobacterium sp. N502536 genome, the region TTTGTTAAAAATTGTACCCTTATGAAAAATTCGGCCCTTCTCCTTTTTGCTACCCTACTGTTTTCTAACGGTATAAATGCGCAATTAAAAGCTGTAAAATATAAAGATGGTTCTCAGGCTTTAAACGGACTATTTGTAAAATCTCTTAAAAAAAGCACTCAAAATCCGGGTATTTTACTTATTCCGGCCTGGCTTGGAATTGACAAAGCGTCTAAAGATATTGCAGAAAACTTATCAAAATTAGGTTACCATGTTTTCATAGCCGATATCTATGGCGAAGGAAACTATCCTGCCAATACTGCCGAAGCAGGAAAACAGTCCGGCTACTACAAAAGCAATTACGAGATCTATCAAAAACGCATCAATGCTGCCTTACAGGAATTAATCAAATCCGGAGCCAATGCTGACAATATTGTGGCTATTGGCTATTGTTTTGGAGGAACCGGAGTTCTTGAAGCTGCACGTGGCCATTTGAAATTAAAAGGAGTAGTTTCGTTTCACGGAAGTTTAGCCAGAGACGCTGCCCGCAAGATTGAACCAATCACCTCTAAAGTACTGATTTGTCATGGAGCTGACGATCCTTATGAATCAAAAGAAGAAATCACTGCTTTTCAACAGGAAATGCGCGATGCAAAAGCCGACTGGCAAATGATTTATTACGCCAATGCCGTACACTCTTTCACAAATCCGGAAGCAGGAAATGACAACTCAAAAGGCGCAGCCTATAATGCTGTTGCTGCAAAAAGATCTTTTGAACACTTACAGCTTTTCCTGAACGAAGTACTAAAAAAATAAATAACAGCACACCAATTTACATTGATTGCAATACAATTAATTCGCGTTAACTCGTGAAATTCGCCTAAAAAAACCAACGTAAACTCATTTAAATCTGCAACATTTGCAGATTAAAAACAAACCAAAATTAAACCAAAGTAATTTATAATCAATGTCACACAGTCCGATTAGAAAAGACAAAACCTGCTTAAACTGCAGGCATGTTGTTGAACAAAAATTTTGTCCCAATTGTGGACAGGAAAACACCGATTCCCGAAAAACATTTCATCATTTGTTCGTTCACTTTTTGAAGATCTGACACACTACGAAAATGCTTTTTGGCGAACAATCAAAAACCTTTTGTTTAAACCTTCTGCTTTAACTAAAGAATATCTTTCGGAAAACGTTTATCTTATTTAGCTCCTGTTCGTTTATACATTTTTATCAGTTTTGTTACTTTTTTAATGATCGCTTTATTTCCGGGTCATTCCGAGGATGCCGCAGCTGATTTTAATCTGGAAGTAAGCAACAAAAAAGAAGCTCCAAAAAACGTTTTCACAGGAGATCTTAACGATTTAAAACCCGGAGACGGTTTTGATAAATTCACCCGAGAAGTCGATTCCGTTCAAAAATATGCCCCCGAGGACAAAAAGCTGGATTCTTTTAGTTACTGGTTAGTTCAAAAAGCGAAATACGTAAAAGAGCACAATACCAAAAAAGAGATCATTAACAAATTCACAGAGTCATTTGTACACAACATTCCAAAAGTTCTGTTTATTATAATGCCTCTATTTGCTTTCATTCTATGGATCTTTCACGGCAAAAAAAGATGGTATTATTTTGACCATGGTATCTTCACCTTGCATTATTTTTCTTTTTTACTACTGGTAATCTTCATCTTATTTGTCATCCGAAGATTGGTTGGATTATTTGGAGAAGACAGTCCAATATCTTTTATCTCAAGCGTAACCGATTTCTTTGGAGGTCTCTGGATGTTCTACTATTTTTTCCCGGCACACCACCGTTTTTACGGAGAAACAAGATGGATTTCCTTTTTTAAAAGCATTGTACTGTTGACCATCAATTTTATGATCATCACATTCTTATTAGTTTTCTACGTTTTCTATACCTTTATCAATTTACACTAAACACAACATGAAAAAAATCATACTATTATTGCTAATAGGCACTGCATTTTCCTGTAAAAACACGCAGTCAGTTGCCTCAAAAGACAATTCAGATCCGTCTAAATACATCGAATTTATTTCTGAAAAAGATCTGAAAACGATGCTTTATGTTGTCGCTTCAGATGAAATGGAAGGTCGTGAAACCGGATCGAAAGGACAAAAGAAAGCAGGTCTTTACATGATCGAACAATACAAAAAAAGTGGAATTTCGTTTCCTAAAAGAGCGACTGATTATTACCAACACATTCCTGCCGCTTTTTTAAATGCCAGACGCAATGAAAATTTACCGGATTCAGAGAATATCTGGGCTTATATTGAAGGTTCTGAAAAACCTGATGAAGTTTTGGTAATTTCAGCGCATTACGATCACGTTGGAATCAAAAAAGGCGAAATCTATAATGGTGCCGATGATGATGGTTCCGGAACAGTTGCTGTTATCGAGATGGCAAAAGCATTTGCAAAAGCAAAAAAAGACGGGCACGGACCAAAACGTTCCATCCTGTTTTTGCATGTAACCGGTGAAGAACACGGTTTACATGGTTCGCGTTATTATTCTGAAAATCCGTTATTCCCAATTGCCAATACGATTACCGACATTAACATCGATATGATTGGGCGTCGTGATGTTGAACACGCACAAACAAACAATTATGTTTACGTAATTGGAGCAGACAGACTTTCAACTGACTTACACAATATCGTGGTGGCTCAAAACGAGAAATACACCAAAATTGACTTGGATTTTAAATTTAATGACCCGAAAGATCCAAATCATTTTTATGAGCGTTCTGATCATTATAATTTTGCAAAATATGGAATTCCAGCTGTTTTCTTCTTTAACGGCGTGCACGAAGACTACCACGGAAAAGGCGACGAACCTCAAAAAATCGAATACGATGCTTTGACTAAAAGAACAAAATTAGCCTTCGCCATCGCCTGGGATTTAGCCAATAGAGAGAACAGACCGGTAGTCGATAAACCGATTAAATAAGCTACTAAGGCACTGAGATACTAAGGTTCTGAGAAACTAAGTTATCGGTTTATTTTATAAAATAGGAGGCTGTCAAAAAAAGACAGCCTCTTATTTTTTTCTATTACTTAGAGATTACGATTGCATCATAGAGTAACATTTAAATAAATAATCGCAATGATTTCTTATTTAAGCGGGTACTCCTGATTTTAATTTCTGTACAATTTCTAAACATCTGTTTTCAAAAATAGATTCTTCGACTGGCACAACAACCGATTCAAATAGTTGCATCAAATCATCAGAATGAGAGGCACGTTTTGTGCTCTGAATATTATAATGAAAGAACTTTATCCATAAAATTGCTTTAATTCGGTTTCATTTTCATTCCACATTTTCATTTCAACCAGCAGAAAATTATCGCTGTACTGAATCAATTGTGACTCAATCAGTACTGTTTCCATTGTAGAAGCAGGTCGCATATAACTGATCTGATTGGATGCTACCACCCAGCTAATTCCTGTTTCCCTAAGATATTTAAAGATATCCAAATTGTAATGCTCCGCAATCTGATCTTCCCTGGTATTAATAAAATACTCCAGATATTTTGCGTTGTTTAAATGATTAAAAGGATCACAATCCTGAAATCTGATTTTCTTTTTTGTTTTTAATACTTTTTCCATTCTTTGAATCTATTGCATCAGATACCAATCGGTATTTGACAGGTTAAAAAAAAACTATTTTCTAATTTTATCAATTATTGTACTGTCTATAAAGTCCATTGCACTAATGATGTAACTCTCGTCATTATGTGTAAAGGCCAAAAGCGAGCTGCCTTCAATTAAGGACAATATTATTTTTGCGTATTTCAGAGCATCCGTAGTTGGTAGTATCTCTTCTTTATCAATACCTTCAGTGATAATATTCGTCAGTCCGGTAATAAATTTTTGGGATAAATTCTGAGCGGTCTGAAACAATAATGGATTGATAAATTTGGTATCAACTCCTACCCGCAGCATAGGACATCCGCCTCTATCTTTGACCAAATCATAATAACTTCTCTGATAATGGGTAATAGCATAGAGTTTATCAAGACTTCCACTCTTAGCAGCTACAAGTTTGAATAAGGGTGTAATCGCCAAATCGACATTGAACCGAAACGACTGCAACGCCAAATCTTCTTTATTCGTAAAATTGCAATAAATAGCTCCTTTCGTAAGGCCGGTTGCATTGGTTATGTCCGTCAGACTGGTACCAATGTATCCCTGCTTGTTAAAAATCGGGGCTACTTTATCCAATATAAATTCAGAAGTATTCATCATTTTCCGTTTGAAATAGAAATTTTCAAAACAAATATAATCAAAATACCGATCGGTATGTAACGGGATTGAATTATTTTTCTTAGAAATTCTAAGTTGCCCAAAAGTCAAGTGATTGAGTAGCTGTGATATTAAAAAAAATAAGGTCCTGAGTTCCAAAGTGCATTTCACTTTAAAACTCAGGACCTTATATCTTATAGTGACCTTTGTATTTTAATCTTAGTATCTTAGAACCTCAGCACCTCAATATCTCAGCACCTTCCTCCTAGTCATTCATAGAAATCAAAAACTCTTCATTGTTTCTGGTTTTCTTGAAACGGTCGTTTACGAAATCCATAGATTCTACCGGATTCATATCAGACAGGTATTTGCGCATGATCCACATTCTTTGTAATGTTTTCTCGTCCAGTAATAAATCATCACGACGTGTACTTGACGAAGTAAGATCGATAGCCGGGAAGATACGTTTGTTGGCAATCTTACGATCCAATTGAAGCTCCATGTTACCGGTACCTTTAAATTCTTCAAAGATCACCTCATCCATTTTAGAACCTGTTTCTGTCAATGCTGTTGCGATAATACTTAACGAACCTCCGTTTTCTACATTTCTTGCCGCTCCAAAGAAACGTTTTGGTTTTTGCAATGCATTAGCATCAACACCTCCACTTAAAACTTTACCTGAAGCAGGCTGAACTGTATTATAAGCTCTTGCCAAACGCGTAATAGAATCGAGTAAAATAACCACATCGTGTCCGCATTCTACCAATCGTTTTGCTTTTTCAAGTACGATATTGGCAATTTTCACGTGTTCCTGCGGTTCTCTGTCAAAAGTAGAAGCAATAACTTCTCCTCTTACACTGCGCTGCATATCAGTTACCTCCTCAGGACGCTCATCGATCAAAAGAACAATAAGGTATACTTCGGGATGGTTGGCTGCGATTGCGTTGGCAATGTCTTTTAGTAACATTGTCTTTCCCGTTTTAGGCTGAGCGACAATCATACCACGCTGTCCTTTTCCAATTGGAGAAAACAAATCGATAATACGGGTTGAAACTGAACTGCCTTTTCGGCTAATTTGAATTTTTCAGAAGGGAAAACCGGGGTAAGATGTTCAAAAGAAACTCTGTCGCGAACAACTTGCGGATCGTGACCATTAATTTTAAGTACACGAACAAGAGGGAAAAATTTCTCCCCTTCTTTTGGAGGACGAACCACTCCTTTTACAGTATCTCCGTTTTTAGACCAAACAATCTGATTTGTGACGTTGATAAATAAATATCATCGGAGAGGCTAAATAATTATAATCGGATGAACGTAAAAAACCATAACCGTCCGGCATCATTTCAAGAACACCTTCGCTTTCGATAATTCCGTCAAACTCAAAGTCTGAATCTCTGAAATTACTTTTTTATTTTTATGGTTTGGATTTTGATTCCCGTTATTTCCATTCCCGTTCTGGTTAGAATTTGGATTCTGATTTGGGTTTTGGTTGGGATTCTGATTTTGATTTTTATTCTGGTTCGGATTGACCTTTTTTTTGAACCGGTGCTTCTGCTTTTTCAGCTGTCGGAACTTCTGCTACCGTTTCGTTTTCCGGAATTGCTTCTTTTGTTGCTTCTTTTTCTTTTTGCAAAGCGACCTTTTTCTCGTAAGCTGATTTATTAAATTTTACGATCTTCGGTCCTTTTTTCTCTACTGTTTGATTCTCCGTGTTTTCAGTATTCTCGGTATTTTCGTTGTTTTCCTGAACCTCCGGAGCTGCTTCGGCAATTTTAACTTCTGCTGTTTCTTTCGCCGCTGCATTTCCTTTTATCTTAGGATTGGTTTTAGGATTTGCTTTGATCGCCGGGTTTTATTTGCTGCAACCGGTGCTGCGGCTTTTTCAGGAGTTTCCTCTACTTTATCAAATTCCAGAACTGGTGCATTCTTGCTGATTGGTGTTTTTTTGGCCGGAACAATTCTTGCTCTTTTCGGTTTATCATCAACTATTTCCGCTTCTGCCACAGGATTTGCCGGCGGCGCTACAGTCGCTTCTTGATGTGCTAAAATCTGACTGATTAAAGTCTCTTTTTTAACACCATTAAACTTTATAGTTTTAGCTAACTTAGCTATTTCTTGAAGCTCAGAAAGCTTCATTTCTTTTAATGCAGAAATATCAAACATGAATGTTCTATGAATTTAATTATTTTAACGGAAATACTGTAAAAAGAATAGGTAGATATTTTTTTTCGATTGACCGCAGTATGAAGTGCTTACGGTATTATGATGCAATAATACGAATAAAATTTAATCATACAATAGTATTTTATAAAAAGAAATATATTTTTGTAAAACAATTTTAGACCATGATACAACGAATTCAAACCGTATATTTAATTCTTACCTTTTAATCACAGGGGTATTACTTTTTTTTATTCCGCTTTGGACCTTAAATAATGGTAAGCCATTTTACTTTATGCAGGATAAGTTTTACGCTGTTCTTTTAAGCTTAAGTACCATGCTTACTATTCTTAGTATCATTTCATACAAAAAAAGACAAAATCAGTTTGTAATGGGCAGACTGAACATAATATTAAATTTAATTTTATTGGGATTATTTGTATATCGATCTCTAAATTTATCTGGAGATACTACTACCATTGTATCAGAGAAAGGTATTGGGATGTTTCTACCTATTGTTGCTATCGTATTATTAGTGTTAGCTAATAAGGCCATCAAAAAGGATGAAGATCTTGTAAAATCTGTAGACCGTTTGAGGTAAACCTATAAACTTAAATTTTTTGTGCGAAGAGAACCCGAATTTAAAATTCGGGTTTTTTTGTGCCTTACATTTTCTGTCATTTTAAACAGAACAGCCAAAACAACCTTAAAAAGAAACCTTGTAAGATAATTTTTGCTTAATTTTGTATTTCAGCTCCTAAACTAATTATGAAACACAAAATAAGAATACACCTTGCAGATGATCATCAGGTGCTTATTGATGGCCTGACCAATCTGCTGCAGACCGTTGAAAATTTTGAAGTAGTCGGCAATTCACTGGACGGCACCACTGTTTATAATGATATCCTCCAAAACAATCCTGATATTTTGATCCTGGACATCAGCATGCCTAAAAAAGACGGCATAGAAGTAGTCAAAGAGCTGCTGCAGAAAGATTTTCAATGCAAAATCATTATTTTGTCCAGCACGATGATTTAAAAATCATCAAAGAAGTAATGAAACTAGGCGTGAAAGGCTACCTCACCAAAAAATGCGCCGGAGAAAATATAATCGAAGCCATAGAAACCGTTTATCAGGGACAGGAATATTTTTGCGATTCGGTAAGAGAAAAATCTTTAATATCTTCTCTCATAACAATCCAAAACTCAACAAAAACATTCAGGTCGAAAACCCTATTCTAAGCGCGCGTGAAGTTGAAATCATCACTTTAATTGCCTTAGAATACAGTGGAAAAGAAATCAGCGAACAGCTATTCATCAGCACAAATACCGTAGAAACACACCGAAAAAATATCATGAAAAAACTACAGATAAAAAGTACCATTGGCCTTGTAAAATATGCCCTGAAAAACAATCTGATCAATTCCTGATGCCTATACCAACACACCTAAACAATTCAAATCGCCATGTCTCTTTTTAGAATTCTTCTATTTTTCAGTCTTTTAATTTCTTTAAATAGCAGCCTTGCAGCTTCTCAGCAGAAGACGACTTCTGAAAAAACGACTATAGCAGTTGCCAAAAATTCGCAAGAAAATGGCACTTCTCCTTCAGAAAACATGCGAAACAAACAAATCATCAGCCTGTCGATTGTACTGGTAATCCTGTTGTTCTTCCTGTTCTATTTTTTCTATCAGAACAATAAACTGAAGCAAAAAATAAAACGAAAAGAGATCAAGCAAAAGATATTGCTAAATGTAATTAATGCCGCTATTGACAGCCAGGAAGTAGAACGAAAAAAAATCGCATCGTTTTTACACGACAACATCAACTCTTTGGTTTCTTCTGTCGGACTTCACTTAAAACTTTTACAACACAAAATAATATAGAATCTGACGAGATTAAGAAAGCAAAAGCTATTTTGCAGGAAGCACATGATCTTTTACGGGATGCTTCACACGATCTGGTTCCTACCCTTTTGGTTCGCTTTGGTTTAATTTATGCCCTGGAAGATTTATGTGAAAGAAACTCCAATTCGCATATTCATTTTGAATTTTCAAGTGCCATTCCGACTAAAAAAAGATACACCGAAAAATTTGAAATGAAGCTTTATTTATTGTGACAGAGCTATTCAACAACATCATCAAACACAGTGACGCGCAAAAAGCTAAATTTCCTTATCCGAAAAAAACAACCAATTTCTCATTGTAATTCAGGACAACGGAAAAGGTTTTGAAACCGAAAAACTAAACCATGTCGAAGGTTTTGGTCTCAACCGAATCAGAGCCCGAATCAAGAAATACAAAGGAACTATCTCGATTACCTCAAAAAAAATGAAGGAACCTTTATCAAAATTCAGGTCCCTTTACCGCTTTAAGTCAAGTTTATTTCTTCCCGATTTCTACGATCTCCAGGTCTTTAATTTTATCGCCGTCAATTACAAATCGCAACATCGTTCGAACCTGATGAAACCCACTTTTCCCGGCTGCTCCGGGATTCATATGCAACAGATTATTTTTTTTATCAAACATAACCTTCAGTATATGTGAATGCCCACAAATGAATAATTTGGGCGGATTCAGTGCCATTTCTTCTTTTATATTGGGATTATACTTTCCCGGATATCCTCCAATATGCGTAATCCAGACCGAAACATCCTCACATAAAAACCGATTGTGTAAAGGAAATTCCAATCGCGCCTGTGCATCATCAATATTACCATACACACAACGAAGCGGTTTCAACTTTTTAATAGTATCCGTAACATTCAGATCGCCAATATCTCCCGCATGCCACACTTCATCAGCCTGAGCAACGTATTTTAAAATGGTATCATCAATATGACTGTGGGTATCCGAAAGCAGAAGAATTTTTTTCATTCAAGTAGGTAAAGAGGTTCAGAGGGGCAAAGGTACAAAGGTTTTTTAAAAGGTGCTAAGGCGCTAAGATACTAAGGTGCTAAGTTTTTTTTACATCTCACATCTCACAATTAAAAAAAATCCGACTCGTAAAAAACGAATCGGATTTATTAGATGTTACGTATTTCAATAAAAAAACCCACCTTTCAGGACTATAACTTATTATCCTTTTTGGGTGTTTTTGTTTCTTTTAGGTCTTTGGTACAATCATTTCCATAAGTTTTAACCCAAGTAAACCGCTAATAGAACCATCAGAACCGCCATTTCCGGAGATTAGTACATCAGGAATTACTTTGAATTTCCTTACCAATTT harbors:
- a CDS encoding M28 family peptidase, encoding MKKIILLLLIGTAFSCKNTQSVASKDNSDPSKYIEFISEKDLKTMLYVVASDEMEGRETGSKGQKKAGLYMIEQYKKSGISFPKRATDYYQHIPAAFLNARRNENLPDSENIWAYIEGSEKPDEVLVISAHYDHVGIKKGEIYNGADDDGSGTVAVIEMAKAFAKAKKDGHGPKRSILFLHVTGEEHGLHGSRYYSENPLFPIANTITDINIDMIGRRDVEHAQTNNYVYVIGADRLSTDLHNIVVAQNEKYTKIDLDFKFNDPKDPNHFYERSDHYNFAKYGIPAVFFFNGVHEDYHGKGDEPQKIEYDALTKRTKLAFAIAWDLANRENRPVVDKPIK
- a CDS encoding metallophosphoesterase family protein, whose product is MKKILLLSDTHSHIDDTILKYVAQADEVWHAGDIGDLNVTDTIKKLKPLRCVYGNIDDAQARLEFPLHNRFLCEDVSVWITHIGGYPGKYNPNIKEEMALNPPKLFICGHSHILKVMFDKKNNLLHMNPGAAGKSGFHQVRTMLRFVIDGDKIKDLEIVEIGKK
- a CDS encoding dienelactone hydrolase family protein, which gives rise to MKNSALLLFATLLFSNGINAQLKAVKYKDGSQALNGLFVKSLKKSTQNPGILLIPAWLGIDKASKDIAENLSKLGYHVFIADIYGEGNYPANTAEAGKQSGYYKSNYEIYQKRINAALQELIKSGANADNIVAIGYCFGGTGVLEAARGHLKLKGVVSFHGSLARDAARKIEPITSKVLICHGADDPYESKEEITAFQQEMRDAKADWQMIYYANAVHSFTNPEAGNDNSKGAAYNAVAAKRSFEHLQLFLNEVLKK
- a CDS encoding TetR/AcrR family transcriptional regulator, producing MMNTSEFILDKVAPIFNKQGYIGTSLTDITNATGLTKGAIYCNFTNKEDLALQSFRFNVDLAITPLFKLVAAKSGSLDKLYAITHYQRSYYDLVKDRGGCPMLRVGVDTKFINPLLFQTAQNLSQKFITGLTNIITEGIDKEEILPTTDALKYAKIILSLIEGSSLLAFTHNDESYIISAMDFIDSTIIDKIRK
- a CDS encoding acyl-CoA thioesterase translates to MEKVLKTKKKIRFQDCDPFNHLNNAKYLEYFINTREDQIAEHYNLDIFKYLRETGISWVVASNQISYMRPASTMETVLIESQLIQYSDNFLLVEMKMWNENETELKQFYG
- a CDS encoding response regulator transcription factor; the encoded protein is MRRRKYNRSHRNRLSGTGIFLRFGKRKIFNIFSHNNPKLNKNIQVENPILSAREVEIITLIALEYSGKEISEQLFISTNTVETHRKNIMKKLQIKSTIGLVKYALKNNLINS
- a CDS encoding response regulator transcription factor; the encoded protein is MKHKIRIHLADDHQVLIDGLTNLLQTVENFEVVGNSLDGTTVYNDILQNNPDILILDISMPKKDGIEVVKELLQKDFQCKIIILSSTMI